The Arachis hypogaea cultivar Tifrunner chromosome 19, arahy.Tifrunner.gnm2.J5K5, whole genome shotgun sequence genome has a window encoding:
- the LOC112775279 gene encoding cysteine-rich receptor-like protein kinase 10 isoform X1 — MSFLKLILFNYLCFFLTLITTFNLFITEASNNNNNHSNELDYLKCDCLNNKTISPIIPTTIYRSNLQTLLTSLSSHAATAGFYNATAGGGHPNETIYGMYMCRGDVSNQTCQECVETAKQEIGSRCGNNSKEGIIWYHQCFLRYSNRSFFSTLDEWPRLEYIVHNNGSNPGNEGSYGWLLASTLNEAIEEAKSKMKKFATKHASLNGSKNVYTLVQCTPDLWREDCSKCLNDLMKDIPMCCLGTDGGMVVSPSCNLMFGLRQFYSNVTIPTTWNSLPNSRLGKYQTKLSGEPSGRRRLKIIIASTVPIVAFLMLYFFGYHFRRINALRRYKAILKENFGNESTTLESLQFDLVTIEEATNNFSCSNLIGKGGFGEVYKGILSDGREIAVKRLSITSEQGIAEFKNEVLLIAKLQHRNLVALLGFCLQEGEKILIYEFVPNKSLDYFLFGSELHRLLSWCERFKIIGGIARAILYLHEYSRLKIIHRDIKPSNILLDANMNPKISDFGMARMVAIDQDQGRTRRIVGTYGYMSPEYAMLGKYSEKSDIFSFGVMILEIVSGKKNSSSYDSYYNDGLLSHAWKQWRDGTPFEILDPNLHESCSQMEVIRCIQVGLLCVQENPNDRPQMAEVVSYLSNLCIELPFPREPAFFVHGRMNPNMVAVEVDLGHLSNSSTQHSLNEMSISISVPR; from the exons ATGTCTTTTCTTAAACTCATATTATTCAACTACCTTTGCTTCTTTCTCACTCTCATCACCACCTTCAATTTGTTCATAACCGAAgccagtaataataataataatcatagtaATGAGCTTGATTACTTGAAATGCGATTGTTTAAACAACAAAACCATCTCTCCCATTATTCCCACTACCATCTACAGATCCAACCTCCAAACCCTTCTCACCTCCCTCTCTTCCCACGCGGCCACCGCCGGCTTCTACAACGCCACCGCCGGCGGCGGCCACCCGAACGAAACAATCTATGGGATGTACATGTGCCGCGGTGACGTCAGCAACCAGACATGCCAAGAGTGCGTAGAAACAGCAAAGCAGGAAATAGGGTCAAGGTGTGGGAATAACTCGAAAGAAGGCATAATTTGGTACCACCAATGCTTCCTTCGCTACTCGAATCGTTCGTTCTTCTCTACCTTGGATGAGTGGCCTCGCCTTGAGTACATCGTTCACAACAATGGCAGCAATCCGGGCAATGAAGGAAGCTACGGGTGGTTGTTGGCGAGCACGTTGAACGAGGCAATTGAAGAGGCGAAGAGCAAGATGAAGAAATTTGCAACAAAACACGCGAGCTTGAATGGTTCTAAGAATGTATATACACTTGTTCAGTGCACTCCGGATCTGTGGAGAGAAGATTGCAGTAagtgtttgaatgatttaatgaAGGATATTCCTATGTGCTGTTTGGGAACCGATGGTGGGATGGTTGTTTCTCCAAGCTGCAATTTGATGTTCGGATTACGCCAATTTTACTCCAATGTTACTATTCCTACCACCTGGAATTCACTACCTAATTCTAGACTTGGTAAATATCAAACTAAGCTTTCAG GAGAACCAAGTGGCAGAAGAAGATTAAAGATTATCATAGCGTCTACTGTTCCTATTGTTGCTTTCTTGATGCTTTATTTCTTTGGCTATCATTTCCGGCGGATAAATGCTCTGCGGCGTTATAAGGCTATCCTTAAAGAAAATT TTGGAAACGAAAGTACTACTTTGGAGTCATTGCAATTTGACTTAGTTACGATTGAAGAAGCAACAAACAATTTTTCTTGTTCAAACTTGATAGGTAAAGGTGGATTCGGAGAAGTTTACAAG GGTATTCTTTCTGATGGACGAGAAATAGCGGTAAAAAGATTGTCAATAACTTCCGAGCAAGGCATTGCAGAATTTAAGAATGAAGTTTTGCTGATAGCTAAACTTCAACACAGAAATCTTGTTGCATTATTGGGATTTTGCTTACAAGAAGGAGAGAAAATACTTATTTATGAATTTGTTCCTAACAAGAGCCTAGACTACTTTTTATTCG GTTCTGAACTGCATAGGCTATTAAGTTGGTGTGAGAGATTTAAAATTATAGGCGGAATTGCTAGAGCAATTCTTTATTTACATGAGTATTCTCGCCTCAAAATTATACACCGTGATATCAAACCTAGTAATATTTTATTAGATGCCAACATGAATCCTAAAATTTCAGATTTTGGCATGGCGAGAATGGTTGCTATTGATCAAGATCAAGGACGAACACGTAGAATTGTCGGAACATA TGGTTATATGTCTCCAGAATATGCTATGTTAGGAAAATATTCGGAAAAATCTGATATCTTCAGTTTTGGAGTTATGATTTTGGAAATTGTTAGTGgcaaaaaaaattcaagttcTTATGACTCTTACTACAACGATGGTCTCTTGAGTCAT GCTTGGAAGCAATGGAGAGATGGGACACCATTTGAAATACTGGACCCAAATCTACATGAATCATGTTCTCAAATGGAAGTGATTAGATGCATCCAAGTTGGTTTACTATGTGTTCAAGAAAATCCTAATGATAGGCCACAAATGGCAGAAGTAGTTTCATATCTAAGTAACCTCTGCATTGAGTTGCCATTTCCTCGCGAGCCTGCTTTTTTTGTACATGGTAGAATGAATCCAAATATGGTCGCAGTAGAAGTTGATTTAGGACACCTAAGCAATAGTTCCACTCAACATTCACTCAACGAAATGTCTATTAGTATCTCTGTTCCACGATAG
- the LOC112775279 gene encoding cysteine-rich receptor-like protein kinase 19 isoform X2 yields MSFLKPILLQICLFLFFKVSMDEANDNNQLEYLSHSCSTNKTFPPNTTYESNLHTLLTSFSSVAATAEFYNTTSSGGDATGETIYGMFMCRGDIKSQKCQKCIEMATQKIALSCPNSKEAIIWYHECMVRYSNRSFFSTVDEWPRPKYISHHETSNITTEGSYGWLLATTLNDAIAEAAKSANGNKKFATKHVSLGGSQNVYTLVQCTPDLSSQDCSKCLNDVMKDIPICCLGTDGGMVLYPSCNLMFGLHRFYSDANLPINWYQLPKPFVGKPLSGEPSGRRRLKIIIASTVPIVAFLMLYFFGYHFRRINALRRYKAILKENFGNESTTLESLQFDLVTIEEATNNFSCSNLIGKGGFGEVYKGILSDGREIAVKRLSITSEQGIAEFKNEVLLIAKLQHRNLVALLGFCLQEGEKILIYEFVPNKSLDYFLFGSELHRLLSWCERFKIIGGIARAILYLHEYSRLKIIHRDIKPSNILLDANMNPKISDFGMARMVAIDQDQGRTRRIVGTYGYMSPEYAMLGKYSEKSDIFSFGVMILEIVSGKKNSSSYDSYYNDGLLSHAWKQWRDGTPFEILDPNLHESCSQMEVIRCIQVGLLCVQENPNDRPQMAEVVSYLSNLCIELPFPREPAFFVHGRMNPNMVAVEVDLGHLSNSSTQHSLNEMSISISVPR; encoded by the exons ATGTCTTTCCTCAAACCCATATTACTCCAAATTTGCCTTTTCTTATTCTTCAAAGTTTCCATGGACGAAGCAAATGACAATAACCAACTTGAGTACCTCAGTCACAGTTGCTCAACCAACAAAACCTTCCCTCCCAACACCACCTACGAATCCAACCTACACACCCTCCTCACCTCTTTCTCTTCCGTTGCCGCCACTGCCGAGTTCTACAACACCACTTCCTCCGGCGGAGATGCCACCGGCGAAACAATCTATGGCATGTTCATGTGCAGGGGCGACATCAAGAGCCAGAAATGCCAAAAATGCATTGAAATGGCAACCCAGAAAATAGCCTTAAGTTGTCCAAACTCCAAAGAAGCCATAATTTGGTACCATGAGTGCATGGTTCGTTACTCCAACCGCTCTTTCTTCTCAACCGTGGACGAATGGCCGCGGCCTAAGTACATCAGTCATCACGAAACGTCGAATATAACCACGGAAGGGAGCTATGGATGGTTGTTAGCAACCACGTTGAACGATGCCATTGCTGAGGCTGCGAAATCTGCCAATGGCAATAAGAAATTTGCAACAAAACATGTGAGCTTGGGAGGGTCTCAGAATGTGTATACACTTGTTCAGTGCACACCTGATTTGTCGAGTCAAGATTGCAGCAAGTGTTTGAATGATGTGATGAAAGATATTCCTATCTGCTGTTTGGGAACAGATGGTGGAATGGTTTTGTATCCAAGCTGCAATTTGATGTTTGGCTTACATCGATTCTACTCCGACGCTAATCTTCCTATTAATTGGTACCAACTACCCAAACCTTTTGTTGGTAAACCACTTTCAG GAGAACCAAGTGGCAGAAGAAGATTAAAGATTATCATAGCGTCTACTGTTCCTATTGTTGCTTTCTTGATGCTTTATTTCTTTGGCTATCATTTCCGGCGGATAAATGCTCTGCGGCGTTATAAGGCTATCCTTAAAGAAAATT TTGGAAACGAAAGTACTACTTTGGAGTCATTGCAATTTGACTTAGTTACGATTGAAGAAGCAACAAACAATTTTTCTTGTTCAAACTTGATAGGTAAAGGTGGATTCGGAGAAGTTTACAAG GGTATTCTTTCTGATGGACGAGAAATAGCGGTAAAAAGATTGTCAATAACTTCCGAGCAAGGCATTGCAGAATTTAAGAATGAAGTTTTGCTGATAGCTAAACTTCAACACAGAAATCTTGTTGCATTATTGGGATTTTGCTTACAAGAAGGAGAGAAAATACTTATTTATGAATTTGTTCCTAACAAGAGCCTAGACTACTTTTTATTCG GTTCTGAACTGCATAGGCTATTAAGTTGGTGTGAGAGATTTAAAATTATAGGCGGAATTGCTAGAGCAATTCTTTATTTACATGAGTATTCTCGCCTCAAAATTATACACCGTGATATCAAACCTAGTAATATTTTATTAGATGCCAACATGAATCCTAAAATTTCAGATTTTGGCATGGCGAGAATGGTTGCTATTGATCAAGATCAAGGACGAACACGTAGAATTGTCGGAACATA TGGTTATATGTCTCCAGAATATGCTATGTTAGGAAAATATTCGGAAAAATCTGATATCTTCAGTTTTGGAGTTATGATTTTGGAAATTGTTAGTGgcaaaaaaaattcaagttcTTATGACTCTTACTACAACGATGGTCTCTTGAGTCAT GCTTGGAAGCAATGGAGAGATGGGACACCATTTGAAATACTGGACCCAAATCTACATGAATCATGTTCTCAAATGGAAGTGATTAGATGCATCCAAGTTGGTTTACTATGTGTTCAAGAAAATCCTAATGATAGGCCACAAATGGCAGAAGTAGTTTCATATCTAAGTAACCTCTGCATTGAGTTGCCATTTCCTCGCGAGCCTGCTTTTTTTGTACATGGTAGAATGAATCCAAATATGGTCGCAGTAGAAGTTGATTTAGGACACCTAAGCAATAGTTCCACTCAACATTCACTCAACGAAATGTCTATTAGTATCTCTGTTCCACGATAG
- the LOC112775279 gene encoding cysteine-rich receptor-like protein kinase 10 isoform X3, whose amino-acid sequence MSFLKLILFNYLCFFLTLITTFNLFITEASNNNNNHSNELDYLKCDCLNNKTISPIIPTTIYRSNLQTLLTSLSSHAATAGFYNATAGGGHPNETIYGMYMCRGDVSNQTCQECVETAKQEIGSRCGNNSKEGIIWYHQCFLRYSNRSFFSTLDEWPRLEYIVHNNGSNPGNEGSYGWLLASTLNEAIEEAKSKMKKFATKHASLNGSKNVYTLVQCTPDLWREDCSKCLNDLMKDIPMCCLGTDGGMVVSPSCNLMFGLRQFYSNVTIPTTWNSLPNSRLGKYQTKLSGEPSGRRRLKIIIASTVPIVAFLMLYFFGYHFRRINALRRYKAILKENFGNESTTLESLQFDLVTIEEATNNFSCSNLIGKGGFGEVYKGILSDGREIAVKRLSITSEQGIAEFKNEVLLIAKLQHRNLVALLGFCLQEGEKILIYEFVPNKSLDYFLFDFGMARMVAIDQDQGRTRRIVGTYGYMSPEYAMLGKYSEKSDIFSFGVMILEIVSGKKNSSSYDSYYNDGLLSHAWKQWRDGTPFEILDPNLHESCSQMEVIRCIQVGLLCVQENPNDRPQMAEVVSYLSNLCIELPFPREPAFFVHGRMNPNMVAVEVDLGHLSNSSTQHSLNEMSISISVPR is encoded by the exons ATGTCTTTTCTTAAACTCATATTATTCAACTACCTTTGCTTCTTTCTCACTCTCATCACCACCTTCAATTTGTTCATAACCGAAgccagtaataataataataatcatagtaATGAGCTTGATTACTTGAAATGCGATTGTTTAAACAACAAAACCATCTCTCCCATTATTCCCACTACCATCTACAGATCCAACCTCCAAACCCTTCTCACCTCCCTCTCTTCCCACGCGGCCACCGCCGGCTTCTACAACGCCACCGCCGGCGGCGGCCACCCGAACGAAACAATCTATGGGATGTACATGTGCCGCGGTGACGTCAGCAACCAGACATGCCAAGAGTGCGTAGAAACAGCAAAGCAGGAAATAGGGTCAAGGTGTGGGAATAACTCGAAAGAAGGCATAATTTGGTACCACCAATGCTTCCTTCGCTACTCGAATCGTTCGTTCTTCTCTACCTTGGATGAGTGGCCTCGCCTTGAGTACATCGTTCACAACAATGGCAGCAATCCGGGCAATGAAGGAAGCTACGGGTGGTTGTTGGCGAGCACGTTGAACGAGGCAATTGAAGAGGCGAAGAGCAAGATGAAGAAATTTGCAACAAAACACGCGAGCTTGAATGGTTCTAAGAATGTATATACACTTGTTCAGTGCACTCCGGATCTGTGGAGAGAAGATTGCAGTAagtgtttgaatgatttaatgaAGGATATTCCTATGTGCTGTTTGGGAACCGATGGTGGGATGGTTGTTTCTCCAAGCTGCAATTTGATGTTCGGATTACGCCAATTTTACTCCAATGTTACTATTCCTACCACCTGGAATTCACTACCTAATTCTAGACTTGGTAAATATCAAACTAAGCTTTCAG GAGAACCAAGTGGCAGAAGAAGATTAAAGATTATCATAGCGTCTACTGTTCCTATTGTTGCTTTCTTGATGCTTTATTTCTTTGGCTATCATTTCCGGCGGATAAATGCTCTGCGGCGTTATAAGGCTATCCTTAAAGAAAATT TTGGAAACGAAAGTACTACTTTGGAGTCATTGCAATTTGACTTAGTTACGATTGAAGAAGCAACAAACAATTTTTCTTGTTCAAACTTGATAGGTAAAGGTGGATTCGGAGAAGTTTACAAG GGTATTCTTTCTGATGGACGAGAAATAGCGGTAAAAAGATTGTCAATAACTTCCGAGCAAGGCATTGCAGAATTTAAGAATGAAGTTTTGCTGATAGCTAAACTTCAACACAGAAATCTTGTTGCATTATTGGGATTTTGCTTACAAGAAGGAGAGAAAATACTTATTTATGAATTTGTTCCTAACAAGAGCCTAGACTACTTTTTATTCG ATTTTGGCATGGCGAGAATGGTTGCTATTGATCAAGATCAAGGACGAACACGTAGAATTGTCGGAACATA TGGTTATATGTCTCCAGAATATGCTATGTTAGGAAAATATTCGGAAAAATCTGATATCTTCAGTTTTGGAGTTATGATTTTGGAAATTGTTAGTGgcaaaaaaaattcaagttcTTATGACTCTTACTACAACGATGGTCTCTTGAGTCAT GCTTGGAAGCAATGGAGAGATGGGACACCATTTGAAATACTGGACCCAAATCTACATGAATCATGTTCTCAAATGGAAGTGATTAGATGCATCCAAGTTGGTTTACTATGTGTTCAAGAAAATCCTAATGATAGGCCACAAATGGCAGAAGTAGTTTCATATCTAAGTAACCTCTGCATTGAGTTGCCATTTCCTCGCGAGCCTGCTTTTTTTGTACATGGTAGAATGAATCCAAATATGGTCGCAGTAGAAGTTGATTTAGGACACCTAAGCAATAGTTCCACTCAACATTCACTCAACGAAATGTCTATTAGTATCTCTGTTCCACGATAG
- the LOC112775279 gene encoding cysteine-rich receptor-like protein kinase 10 isoform X4 — translation MSFLKPILLQICLFLFFKVSMDEANDNNQLEYLSHSCSTNKTFPPNTTYESNLHTLLTSFSSVAATAEFYNTTSSGGDATGETIYGMFMCRGDIKSQKCQKCIEMATQKIALSCPNSKEAIIWYHECMVRYSNRSFFSTVDEWPRPKYISHHETSNITTEGSYGWLLATTLNDAIAEAAKSANGNKKFATKHVSLGGSQNVYTLVQCTPDLSSQDCSKCLNDVMKDIPICCLGTDGGMVLYPSCNLMFGLHRFYSDANLPINWYQLPKPFVGKPLSGEPSGRRRLKIIIASTVPIVAFLMLYFFGYHFRRINALRRYKAILKENFGNESTTLESLQFDLVTIEEATNNFSCSNLIGKGGFGEVYKGILSDGREIAVKRLSITSEQGIAEFKNEVLLIAKLQHRNLVALLGFCLQEGEKILIYEFVPNKSLDYFLFDFGMARMVAIDQDQGRTRRIVGTYGYMSPEYAMLGKYSEKSDIFSFGVMILEIVSGKKNSSSYDSYYNDGLLSHAWKQWRDGTPFEILDPNLHESCSQMEVIRCIQVGLLCVQENPNDRPQMAEVVSYLSNLCIELPFPREPAFFVHGRMNPNMVAVEVDLGHLSNSSTQHSLNEMSISISVPR, via the exons ATGTCTTTCCTCAAACCCATATTACTCCAAATTTGCCTTTTCTTATTCTTCAAAGTTTCCATGGACGAAGCAAATGACAATAACCAACTTGAGTACCTCAGTCACAGTTGCTCAACCAACAAAACCTTCCCTCCCAACACCACCTACGAATCCAACCTACACACCCTCCTCACCTCTTTCTCTTCCGTTGCCGCCACTGCCGAGTTCTACAACACCACTTCCTCCGGCGGAGATGCCACCGGCGAAACAATCTATGGCATGTTCATGTGCAGGGGCGACATCAAGAGCCAGAAATGCCAAAAATGCATTGAAATGGCAACCCAGAAAATAGCCTTAAGTTGTCCAAACTCCAAAGAAGCCATAATTTGGTACCATGAGTGCATGGTTCGTTACTCCAACCGCTCTTTCTTCTCAACCGTGGACGAATGGCCGCGGCCTAAGTACATCAGTCATCACGAAACGTCGAATATAACCACGGAAGGGAGCTATGGATGGTTGTTAGCAACCACGTTGAACGATGCCATTGCTGAGGCTGCGAAATCTGCCAATGGCAATAAGAAATTTGCAACAAAACATGTGAGCTTGGGAGGGTCTCAGAATGTGTATACACTTGTTCAGTGCACACCTGATTTGTCGAGTCAAGATTGCAGCAAGTGTTTGAATGATGTGATGAAAGATATTCCTATCTGCTGTTTGGGAACAGATGGTGGAATGGTTTTGTATCCAAGCTGCAATTTGATGTTTGGCTTACATCGATTCTACTCCGACGCTAATCTTCCTATTAATTGGTACCAACTACCCAAACCTTTTGTTGGTAAACCACTTTCAG GAGAACCAAGTGGCAGAAGAAGATTAAAGATTATCATAGCGTCTACTGTTCCTATTGTTGCTTTCTTGATGCTTTATTTCTTTGGCTATCATTTCCGGCGGATAAATGCTCTGCGGCGTTATAAGGCTATCCTTAAAGAAAATT TTGGAAACGAAAGTACTACTTTGGAGTCATTGCAATTTGACTTAGTTACGATTGAAGAAGCAACAAACAATTTTTCTTGTTCAAACTTGATAGGTAAAGGTGGATTCGGAGAAGTTTACAAG GGTATTCTTTCTGATGGACGAGAAATAGCGGTAAAAAGATTGTCAATAACTTCCGAGCAAGGCATTGCAGAATTTAAGAATGAAGTTTTGCTGATAGCTAAACTTCAACACAGAAATCTTGTTGCATTATTGGGATTTTGCTTACAAGAAGGAGAGAAAATACTTATTTATGAATTTGTTCCTAACAAGAGCCTAGACTACTTTTTATTCG ATTTTGGCATGGCGAGAATGGTTGCTATTGATCAAGATCAAGGACGAACACGTAGAATTGTCGGAACATA TGGTTATATGTCTCCAGAATATGCTATGTTAGGAAAATATTCGGAAAAATCTGATATCTTCAGTTTTGGAGTTATGATTTTGGAAATTGTTAGTGgcaaaaaaaattcaagttcTTATGACTCTTACTACAACGATGGTCTCTTGAGTCAT GCTTGGAAGCAATGGAGAGATGGGACACCATTTGAAATACTGGACCCAAATCTACATGAATCATGTTCTCAAATGGAAGTGATTAGATGCATCCAAGTTGGTTTACTATGTGTTCAAGAAAATCCTAATGATAGGCCACAAATGGCAGAAGTAGTTTCATATCTAAGTAACCTCTGCATTGAGTTGCCATTTCCTCGCGAGCCTGCTTTTTTTGTACATGGTAGAATGAATCCAAATATGGTCGCAGTAGAAGTTGATTTAGGACACCTAAGCAATAGTTCCACTCAACATTCACTCAACGAAATGTCTATTAGTATCTCTGTTCCACGATAG